A part of Actinoallomurus bryophytorum genomic DNA contains:
- a CDS encoding ABC transporter substrate-binding protein, which produces MSDLPGLPRFRTFTFAAGVLAVVLAGGCAAPGESKDSGSSGTGPIKIALVDAQSGQLSSLGKWEYKGAKLAVDEWNTAGGINGRKIRLDVFDDQGDPTVGTNIARKIDSQKYLAMIGTAESAVTIAMAPTLRQAEIPNIASGQSPGMVALKSPFLFLNGPTSTTYDETLAKYLVDTKKLKKIAFISNNGAYGKGEHDAFLKALSGRGITPVDDEVVTTDQKDFSAQLTKIRQRQPQVVFIGAEEVESGLIVKQARDLGINAPFAGAAPQGTPVFRDTAGAANAEGTIVSSPYLSNDTSAATKKFAAAYKAAFGEEAELHGAKAYDGTQIMLTAMKNSGVATGKKLADAIRAVKYEGLMGDFAFDATGVGITATSIGIIRKGTLVKAEG; this is translated from the coding sequence ATGTCCGATCTTCCCGGTCTTCCACGGTTCCGTACGTTCACGTTCGCCGCCGGCGTCCTCGCCGTAGTACTCGCCGGCGGCTGCGCGGCCCCCGGTGAGTCCAAGGACTCCGGCTCCAGCGGCACCGGCCCCATCAAGATCGCCCTGGTCGACGCGCAGAGCGGGCAGCTGAGCTCGCTGGGCAAGTGGGAGTACAAGGGCGCCAAGCTCGCCGTCGACGAGTGGAACACGGCGGGCGGCATCAACGGCCGCAAGATCCGGCTCGATGTCTTCGACGACCAGGGCGACCCGACGGTGGGGACCAACATCGCCCGCAAGATCGACAGTCAGAAGTACCTCGCGATGATCGGTACGGCGGAGAGCGCCGTCACGATCGCCATGGCCCCCACGCTGCGCCAGGCCGAGATCCCCAACATCGCCTCCGGCCAGTCCCCGGGGATGGTGGCGCTGAAGAGCCCGTTCCTGTTCCTGAACGGGCCGACGAGCACGACCTACGACGAGACGCTCGCCAAGTACCTCGTCGACACCAAGAAGCTGAAGAAGATCGCCTTCATCAGCAACAACGGGGCCTACGGCAAGGGCGAGCACGACGCCTTCCTCAAGGCGCTGTCCGGGCGCGGGATCACCCCGGTGGACGACGAGGTCGTCACGACCGACCAGAAGGACTTCAGCGCCCAGCTGACCAAGATCCGCCAGAGGCAGCCGCAGGTGGTCTTCATCGGCGCCGAAGAGGTGGAGTCCGGGCTGATCGTCAAGCAGGCCCGTGACCTGGGCATCAACGCGCCGTTCGCGGGCGCGGCGCCGCAGGGCACACCGGTCTTCCGCGACACGGCGGGTGCGGCCAACGCCGAGGGCACCATCGTCAGCTCGCCCTACCTCAGCAACGACACCAGCGCCGCCACCAAGAAGTTCGCCGCCGCGTACAAGGCCGCCTTCGGCGAGGAGGCCGAACTCCACGGCGCGAAGGCCTACGACGGCACCCAGATCATGCTGACCGCGATGAAGAACTCCGGTGTCGCGACCGGCAAGAAGCTGGCGGACGCGATCCGGGCGGTGAAGTACGAGGGCCTGATGGGCGACTTCGCCTTCGACGCCACCGGAGTGGGCATCACCGCGACCTCGATCGGGATCATCAGAAAGGGAACCCTCGTCAAGGCCGAGGGCTGA